CATGCTCTTAAATTCCCTTCTACTTCTAGGCTTTGAACACATTTCCACTCAGAAATGCAGCAAAACCCCGGTGAAGGGGGAATGGAGACTTACCAAACACCTCGTCCAATTCCCTGTGAACCTTCTTCTGAACTTCCGGATTACGTCCAAGCAAGTACAAGACCCAGTTCATAGCAGCTGCTGTTGTATCATGGCCCTACAGGTCCAGATTTACAAAGACATTCATTTCAACTCTATTCCCATGTACCAGTGGGCTTTGTAAATACTTAGGTGTGCAGTTAGTATGAAAAGTGAGACTTATCAGTCCCATCACCATGATAAAAACAGGAATCAAGAGTGAATGATTAAACTCACTATCAAGATAAAAGGTGATCCACAATTGTTCTGACAAAAGGGAAAAGTTTTGAAACAACTCAAGCAAAATCCCTTCTCTTCTGATTCTCAGGAGCTGCATGAACTATCAGTATCTACACAATGAATCAGATGTATATTCATCTTTTTGGTTACTGTCCAGTCAACATCTATGGGGGCTAGTGACTGTCACAGGAGAGACAGAATGGAGACAACTTGTAACCATTTCAAAAGTATCTAAAAATGGTTTTGTGAGACACAATACAGAAGCCATAGAAGAAAATACTTGGTTTTCTATGGGGACGGAATCAACTACTAGTTCCCAGCActgtgggaaggagaggaaaagaaagcagacaCAAAACATGAACcaaagaaggggagaaaaaaaaaaacataaaaaaggataaaaaagggaggaacagaaaagggaaaagttgACCCAAAAAGAATTTTGATGCTAAAAAAGCACACTTGCGGTGAAGTTCAGGATGCTGCTGTAGTACAGAAATGACAAGATAAGAAGAGAGTTTCTCTAGGTTACAACAGTATTaatatgattctatgaattaAGCTCTTCTGAGAGAATTCAAGTCCATCCAATGGAAGTGTGCAGAAAACTTGTGGAAATCCTCAGATCCTCCCTTAGGGAATCGGACAAGAAGAAGAGCTTTGAAGATAATCAGAAGGATGGGACACATCTCCCATGAAGataggctgagagagttggagtttttcagcctggagaaaagaaggctctgGGAAGACCTGGTTGTGGCTTTTCAGTACTTAGAGAGGACTTACAGGacttacacaaaaaaaaaaaaaaaaaagggagtgTGACATTTTACATGAGCAGGTACTTATAGGAAAAGAGAGAATAATTGTaaactaaaagagaaaaaaaatagattagaTGTTAGGGAGAAATTTTTTACTCAGAGATTAGTGAAGAACATGCTGGCTAGAGAAGTTTTGAATGTCCTGTCTCTCATGGTGTTCAGggccaggtgggatggggcCCTGGCAACCCACTCTAGTTGATGAcatccctgaccatggcaggagggttgtAATTAAAccatctttaaggtcccttccaacccaacccattctaGGACAAGTTTCTACAAGATGAAGCACTGATGTACAGTGGACTACAGAACCAGAAGACTGCAGGTAATGTagcaagggaaaaaatgtgAGGAGACATGAAAAAATGCAAGTCAAAACAGTGAAAGTATTTAGAGCTCTCTTCAGTGCTAATGAAGCTTGCAACAAAAGGCAAGAGCCCATGGTCCATGTCAGCCTTtaagttttcatttctctcctgCTTTCATGAGTAGACCCTGCTCACACAGGCAGAGTCTACCACATGTGCATTGTCCAAAGCTTTTCCAGGGCATACCAAGGCTTCTATCCTACCTCTGTAGAATAGAAACATTGAGATGTTCTCTTAGGGTTCCAGGGCTTAAATAACATCATGCTAAAAACAACATCCTGAACTAAGACAAGAGTCACCACCTGAAAATTCTGAATCTTGggtttggaggaaaaaaaacaaacaaaaaaccccagcaaataAAACCTTccaaataacaacaaaaacaaaagaacaataAACCAATGGGTTCCTTGGTTACCTCAAACATGAAAGTATCCACTTCCTCACGAATGTCCCTGTAGctcaattttttcccttcatcATCTGTTGCATTCAGCAGCATGTCCAGgaatgcttttctctttttggaaCCACTTTCTTCAGAGTTACCATCATTATCATGTTTCTTTTGCTGGGTGTTTTTAAGCTCTTCAGCTTTTTCTGCAATGACCTGAAATTAGAACCATTGCATCAGATGTGATGAATTCAGCACACGCGCACTGTCTGCCTCATACAGTTTTGTCCTAACTTATCAAAACGACATCCATCTGTAGCACTCTACATGAGCTAGTTAGCTCAGCTGTCAGCATTAGGTCATGAAATTTAACTGACTTTTTATTAGTAGTGAATTATGACCAACCTTTCTTGCCCCAAGCAAAAGAATAAACCTTGAACAGCCTTTGTGCAATCAAGAAAATAGACAGCCAAGCTACATAAACAACTTGGGGGCCATCAAGAAGTGTAAGCATAGCCAGAGTATCTGGAACACACCAATAATGAATGCCAACAGTGGTAACAGCATATCAAAAAAATCACCACAGTGTGATCATCTATAAGATCTTCTCTATCCCATCTGAGAACTAAGGAAGAATCTCACTTCCAACCTCCAAAAAACTTAGAAAACTGAAGAGAAGCCAGGGGATCCCAGAACCATGTGTCAAGGCTACACACAGTATTGCCGAACCCACTACACTAAAGCTTCCCAAATTCTCCCAAGTATGAGAGCAATGAATTTCCCTTTTTTAGGCCAAAGTACAGACCCAGTAACAGACATAAATTTCTTATTGTTGCCATTGTTGTTGCAAAGTCAAAACAGAACCCTTCAATAAACTCGTAGCATTGctcttaaaaacaacaaaataatttaaaagggTGTAGAGTATGCATTTCTGTTTGGAGGAATCACTGAATGGCAGAAAAAACGTACAGTTCCATGCACACCCATTGTTTTCCTCATTTAACATGCATGAGTGTCACATATTGACTAATCCTTCACCTCAGTGCTTGCTCTCAGCACCTACATAGGTGCAATTATTATTTATGGTCCTTTGTCATCTTCTATGATTTGTTTGCTTATATTCTTCAGTGCACCAGCCCAGCATAGAAAGAGTACAAGTGTTAAGAGCCTCTCTCATGACTCACTGCTGCAATTTCCAATGAAAggcagcaagaaaaaaacccacaatatGGCTCATTATATGTAGCCAAAGATCAAAGATGATTTCCTTTGTCAAAGACATTGATACAATGACATCATAGGGTACATGCATTGGGAAAGCAGCCTCTCTGACACCATCCTAATAAGAGATTTGGGAGGACAAACTTTGGTAAGAATAATGTAGGAATTATTTGGTGAGAGAAAGGGCTGTTACTTCCACAGTCTAACAAGGTGAGAGAACACTTTATTTTATGCCAAGTGAGCAATGCATGCCTAATGATTTCTGTATCAGAATGCCTCACTGCTGATGTGAGGACCTGCAGGTGTTTGCTCCTCTCAGCAGTTCTGTTCTGAATAGGGGAAAATGAACACAGGCTTCAGTTTCTGAGGGCTGAAACCAGTGGCACTACCATGCAGATCCCTATGTTTACTGCTCCAAACTTGGAAGTGAGTTGTTGGACGTCATCCAGATGTGGAGCTTTTCAGGCAAAACAAGAGCTCAATGaatttctgttctttgtttCAGTTTTCAAGGACCTGCAAGTTCTGGCACTCCCTTGGAGTAGTCTACTTTCTTGTTTAAATTCAGCAGAGATCCTAAAAGGGAAGTCAGCTCTTGTCTTCTTTTCAGGGAATTCCTCAGCATCACAATAGAGAGACAGCATATCAAGGAGGCTGAACCTCATCCCCATTTGGAAGATCTGAGTGAAAAACTTTAATCCAACAATGAAAATTAtcattataaatattataagtaatattttctttcaaagccTCTATACCATATCTGTAAAATTGTGAAGGATGTTGAGCTTCCTATTGTGCTCTCTTCCTTGTTTGAACAACACATACAAAAAGTCAGGCCAAAGCCAAGGGCTCATCTGTCGCCGTTGGATTAGATCACCCATCCTAGGGACAAAACAATTATATCATGTAACATTACTTGACAAAAACACCAAATTATAGCACAtttcaaggcaaaaaaaaaaaaaaaaaaaaaaaaaaaaaaaaaaaaaaaaccctaaaaaacaaaacaaaacttctaTGTATCCTAATGAAGTAGAACTTAACATATTGTGTAGGTTTAAACCCATTATTTGAAAGGAAGGCCATTCACATTTGTGTCTTGATTTTACACCATCTCAAAATTTCTGTCTACTTATCCCAGCCTCaccatgttttatttctttaagtATTGATATCTGAGAAGGACAGCATATTCTCATGTAGTCCAAATCCTCTTGAAACAGTCCTATTAAGTCATCCAATCCCATCACACCCCACTTCAGCAAAGCATTGACAGTCTTGTAAAGACTACTCAGGCCAGGCTCCCAAAATATCCGCCCCAAGAGCTCAAACAGTTTCTGAGAGCATTGCGTTCCTACTTGAACATCCAGACACCAGACAGCACAGTAAAGgacttaaaatgtatttaaaattaaaaatatgagaCTTCAAGTATGCTCAAACACAAGTAGAGTACATTTGGAAGGGCTGATTGTTATTGCAATTCAGCTCTTGCACATGCTTTAGCTGCAGAGTAATTATTATTGACTTCAAGCACACTTGTGCTACAATTTGGAAAAGGCCAAGGAACTGATGATAATCAAACCTTTCAGACCTACCCCTGTTTTTTATCATACCTGTCCCAACAAGCTCCATCAAAAGTTAAGAGTgagatcatagaatcacagattcatttaggttggaaaagaccttgtagatcaagtccaactgttAGCCTACTGTTAACCCAGCCCATTGCTACAGCATGATCCTATGTGCCGCAGGAACATGTCTTATCAAACACCTCCAGGGTATTTAGTGACTCAGGGTTAGTCTCTTCCAATGCTTTACATCCCTCCTTCTGACTCTCTGGCCTTCCTTCCTGACACCAGCAGCATGAATTCCAGCTCAACTGAAAAATAACTAAGGAAAAAGTGCATTTACCTGTAGATAGCAGAAACATAGTCAGAATCCTTATTCTTCTGGGCACCCACATTCCTGCCCATTGCTGTTTCTAGGATGAAAACATCAACATTTCACAAGTACAAAAGTACAAAGTGAAATGCAGTATACATAGTGAGTTACTACTACTCCCAGCTTCTGACTATCACCACCATCCCTTTGACAAGTGAATACACATATCCCTTTGCAGGGAATGAGCTTTCTTTGTATTTCCATGCCCAGGAATCCTGCTCCTCAAGAAAACCTCACTTCAGACTGCTACCTCTGTCCTGCCAGTGCCAAAACTCAGCTGCTCAGTTGCAAGTAGTAAATCCTGGGGAAAAGGTTGGCAAGGATGGAAATGTATTTAGAAAATATGCAGGGACATTGCTCTTCAATTATCTTACACAAACTGGCACCGCTAAACTCATGATCTTCTGCACCATTCACAATTCTACCACAATAACTGAACAAGACTTACCACAAATAATATCAAGGGCACACAGAGTGATGTCCATAAAGACATTAAATGGCTCCTTGTCAACATGCTTCTCAAGTTTCTTcaccaaaatatttccttgttCATTCATGACCTCTAGAAAGTCACTCAAGATTGCAAAATGGAATGTGGGAGTTATCATCTTCCTCCGTGACCGCCACTTGTCTCCAGTGCTATAAAATTAATAGGGAGAAGGAAGGCTAAAAAACTCCAAGCCAAAAATAATATCCTCACCATTACAGGAAGTACCCAGTGAATACTGCAGCCTGGAAGAGATGGACACACTGTAGATGTCTCTTCAAGCTGTTCATAGCACCCACAGAAGGAgcaaatggaaatatttcttgCTCTAGGTCTCTTGGAAGCAGAATCCACCATTTCTCCAGCTGATCTCAACCAGTGGAGATGCCAAAAAGCCTCCAGACAGTACAGCCTTGTTAGTCAGTGCACAGGCCCAGAGGGACCAAGCAGAAGCCAGCCAGAGGCCAAACCAGCTATTCAGCATCAAGGCTTCAACCACTCCACCCTCTCTCTCTGATTAGTGGTTGTGCTTGCCTCCATTCACTGACCATGAAATGAGGCCTGCAGAGAACTAGGGCCTAGAGATATCATGAAAATGACTGCCTCAAGGCATGGCTACAGTCTACTTCCTTGGAGAAAGGCAATCACTTCCCACATGCTGGTGACAAGCATGGAGTCACAGTGAGTGTCACCAGCTTCCTGGGGGTCCCTGTTCACTTTTTCTAAATAACATGCCCTAGCTGGCACTTCTGCTTACAGGGTAAAACTATCACACCACTGCCCCTGTTAATTTGCTATTAGGGCACTCCACAGGCCAGCATATTGGCTTGCTGTCTGCCACTGCTGCCCCTAATCAGCAGAGACTGGAACATTCTCCTCCATTATGTTTGTGCAAGCACAAGAAAGTCAAAATACCTCTGTACATCTATGTAAGACAAAACAACCAGTAAGGAAGAACAGTGAGGATACACCATGCCTGATGTTCATGGACTTCACCTCTGCACTCTGCTACTGATTAATTGCTGCCTTCTTACAGGCCATGAACAAAACTCAGGATAAAATGCATGCCTAGTCCTATTCCATGAACTTGTACTTCCCACACCACATGATCACAGCTGGCTTTTACAATACCATGGTCCCAACATAAAGCATGAGGAATCTACCTTTGAGGGCTCCAAACAAGCAACAAAGTTAACCACTAACACTGGGACCTGGACCTTTTTTCAAAAACCCAGAAGAGGCTCAAAGGTACCAAAGACAATCTATACTTACCTTGCTCTGACTATTGAATATCTGCATCATCCAGACCAATCCTTCCTTTCCCATTCCAAGACTGAAGGACACCAAACGCTTAtactgctgctcctccctttcTCCACTCCTGATTTATGCTCCTACCCAGACTCATTTCTCATGATCCTCTACTTCATGAATGAAATAAAGGAAAGGGTGCACATACTCTCCGATCCTACCCCAAAGCGTCGCCAACCTCAGGCCTATCCTGCTGGTCTGCAATATGACCAGCTGAGATAAGCAATGCACACAATCTCTTTGTTCAGAAATACATACAGCATTCCTGCCATCAAGACCTCTTGTTATCCTATACCCTGCAAATTTCAAAAAGGTAGCAGTGCACATTCACTTCATTTTGCATTATACCTTGTCAGAAGTCCAGTGCCCAGCCATGGATGTAGGAATTTGTATAGGTATGATTTTTCTATATGTTTTGAATTGTTCAGAATAGCCTGTCAGAAAAATTaacagtgagaaaaaaatattacttgtCAGATGGAGAGAGATTTCTTCACTATTTCTTCAATAAACACTCCAACAGACAAACAACACTGTCTTACTAGATCACGGACAATCACTGTCGGCAGCAAAACTTACAACTACATTTCATGGCATCAAAACAGACCCACCAAGTTTTAATGCACAAGTCTGTAAAGAGACACAAGCACTGCAACCTGAATTTCATAATGTTCTATCCTTATTTCAGTGGTCCCATATTCCCTGCTATCTGCTTGTTTGTTCCAATCTTGGGAGTAGAAGCTTTCGCACATGTGAAAACCAAGCTAAAGGAGATGCTTCTTTGATGCTTTCAATTGCAGGTCATCTTCAGTATTACCCCCAATGCCTATGACTATGCTTTTTTATATTCCTTTACTTTATGCCTTTGTTTACCACTAACTCAGAGGACTATCCCAAAGCAAATCAGTCCAAGCcccttttaataaaaattacattgaGTAATAGAAGTAACATGTTGGGCACTGCTCTGCATCCCAGTAGAATACACAGGAGACCAGCATACTCACCTCCACACTGTCAGGGTGGTACAAAAATATGACAGGCACTGGTCCTATCCAAAGTTTGAACAGTGGCCAACTTCTGAACTTTTCAGTATAAAACTctatctgtttaaaaaaatctggaatAGAAAATCAGAGTAGAGCTTCAACAAGGGGAATTTACAAAATAAACAAGGCTTCTGTAATGAACTCCAGCACCCCAAGCCCTGCAATTGTGATTTTCTTGTAGTTTTAACCTGCTGCTGTGACCTAGCAGCATATTTTACACTTGTGGATTTTAAAATTCAGGTATCCTAATCTCTTCAGGCACAGAAGAGCACCATTTATGCCACAGATCaacctgagggacaccactgctGTCCAGCTGCCAGTTGGACTTCACACCAGTGAGCTCAGTAAACCAGCAAATACTCCTCCCACATTCTTTTGCAATTATCCAGTCCATATCTTGTCAATTCAGTTATAGAGAAAGCATGGGAGATAGCTGAATCTGTTGGCAGGGTAAGATGAGTTGATGGTGTTTGATTTAATTCAAAAAAGTCTTTGACACTATCTCATCATAGAGGACAATCAGGTTCATTCCACAGTATTAGAGTGGGGACTATTCTCAGGATGTCCAAGGATTAAACACTTTGCCCTTTCAGAAACAAACTTAAACAAATGATACCTTTACAAGCCTCTGCAGAGTTGAAAATTCAAAGGTCCccaaatcaaagaaaaaaaaagaaaaaaagatagtTTCCTAATAGATGCCCAAATACAGCTTTCCCTAGACTTACAAAAATTTTTAATGACACCTCATTCAACACGATTCAGTGTCAgattattttactatttttaaaatatttttccaaacaTTGCTGTGATTAAAATAGCCCATCTTCCAGCAACTGTCTAGCAAgtccaattaaaaaaatcctcatcATATGAAAAGCTATTTTCATCCCGGTTATAGAACACTGccctttttaaaagtttttttttatatttttaataaaaatattataaaccACAAACTTTAACCATTTTTACATAAATAAACAAGAACAAAGAAGGCTGGATTGGGAGCTCTGTGATTCCTTAACTAAAACAAGGGAGCTATGTGGTTTCTGCTAACAAATGAGGTTAGGGACTACACAGAACATCAGATTTCACATCAAATTGCTTTCTGGAGACAGAAGCAATGTTCCAGTTTGCTTtggatttttaaagatttttctaaaaagaggataagaaagaaaaaagaaaagattattATCTCTCAGTCCAGCTCATATAAACATCCTATCATCCTCCTACTGCTTCCCCAAAGTCAACTTTGTGGAAatctgcctgccctcacatccACTGCAGTTGTCTCATATTTGTCCTTAGATGTGGGACTGGATCCAGACGAAAGATATGACAGTGTGCCTTGTGAACAGAGGCACCATGTCTCAGCATGGGCCAGCACTGGGCAATTTGTGTTCCAGTGCTGTACTCTCACTTGACTTCACCATGCTCCCATGACCCATTAGTGTATTCTGGCAGCATAGACAGCGGCACAGCCAGCAACACATGCACAGAGCAGAACTGGCATACACAGAcatcacaaacacacacagaggagtGTGGCAGCAGACTCAGCAACACTTCCATACCACAAACTCCTTAAGAAATATGTTCCTGTTAAAATATGAGTACCAAATGGAAAAGGAACTTCCAGCACATTAGTGCGCTCTCATGTGCCAGGCAAAAAGAAGGTGCCATTAATCAGTTCAAGAACAAAAGGATTTGCTTTTGTGTGATGCACCATAAATGCTCAGCAAGTTCTTTCACACTCAACACATAAATCTAAGCCACAGATGATTTTGGAAGTGAGCCCAGGTAAAAACTATTTGGCATGCTAAAGTCCCTTGCCCATGCTTGGGGGAAGCTAATTGTTTCAAGCTTTGTTTGGATCACATCCAAAAAAGTAATGAGAACATAGTGTTCAACTTTGTgaagcagcatttcctgcaaGAGCCCACTGCACACCGCCCTCTCACTcaaacacattccacagcaTTCATGCTTGGTCCTAACAACAACTTAACAgtctgagcccagcagcagctgctgtcagaTTTAACCTCCAGTTAGTCTTTGAGACCAATAATAATGCCACATTTATGCagttcctctcctttcctcttcaCTGCCCACCCCTCACACTGTTCACCTCTGCAAATTGCCTAGAGAGACCTAAAGGCAACAGCACATCCTCTGATACCCCAGTCTGCTTCCACAGCTCAGCCATAAAAGCACCTCACCACCACTGGCTCCTCCAGCAaagcccaggcagtgcagggaccTCACAGCTGGGCTACAGTGTGAGCTGGCATTACCTTCTCCTTTCCGCTCGAAGAGCAGGgcatttcccagcacaggatAGCAGGGGCTGGCACCCGGGATGGACTTCAGCATTCGCCATTGCCTCCAGTATTCCatcagggagggcagggagcacaCAGTCACTATTGTCACAAGCAGAGCAATGATGCCAGCtccccatggcagcagctggggtcTCCCTGAGAGTCCTTCCACGACATCCATCATCACCTCTCAGCCTCCTGCCCTGAGCCTTGATCCCTGCTGCGAAACTGGCGCTGCCTGTACAAGGCACTGCAGAAAAGTTGGCCACAAGAGCAGGAGGCGGAGCCACCACACAAGCCACTGGCGTAGCTTCTGgccaagaaaataaacagagtTGAAAGACACTCTTACGGAGACACTGCATTCTAGCATTTCCTGGTGGCTGGCAAGCCAGAGGGAACAGTCACTGCCCTCACTTGGTTGGAGCCAAGTGATGAGTGAGAACTGTCTTTGCAGGCCATGCAATACCtcacaaggaaaaaacaaagtaccatcaagagaaaaaatacctttttgcTGATTTGGGATAGATGAGTTTTCTCAATATCATCTTTCTCAATCTGTTCTCAGGTGCTCAACACCATTTTGCCATAGAGAACTGCTCCAGTGCTGTCCAACACGATAACTACAGGGCCAGATGGAGAATACCCTTTTTCAGCTGGTTTGATGGCTTCAAAGGGTTTCAAAAACCAAAGCCCATAAAGACCcccaacagcagcactgcaaatCTTACTGATGCTTCTCAGCTCAAATGGCCTTTACTGATCTCATTGTTGAATGCACAGGCTAAAGGGTACCAGTAAAACAactggcagcaccagcacccgTGCCCCAACTTGCAAAGTGCCTGGGTACTCACAGTACCAAACCCACCATATACAgtgctgcccctcctgcctcAGGAGGATCCAGGGTCTCTTCTCACTGCTTCAGGGCTACTCAGCATCTGTTTCTCTAAGTGGGTGCTCAGAAACCTTTAGGTCAAACAGAATTTTGGTAGAGGCAGCATGGTTCACAGCCAATTCACAAAACTTCACCCTCCAAATAAAGCACAAATGGTATGTGTGTATGGCCATAGTCACATTTATCCTCTTTGCTTTGTACCAAAAATGACTGCACTGATTTTTAGCAAATCAACAAATAGCATAAACAAAACAACTAAGATAAAAACTAACAGAAAGCTCAGAACATCAGAAGTTAAGTAATTTTCTGTGACCCTTGGCATCAGAGGAGGGTAAATTTTGGCACTTTGTTCTTGCAATCTCCCAGCAGAGACTTTATCATAAACGCTGACTGCTATATCTTTCTGCACAGTAAACAGCTGGAAATGAACTTTGCTACTCTTGCTGTTATTTGTAATGGTTTGTGACAGAAAGCAGCAGATATATACCCAGTCTTGCAAACACATAGGCAAGTTAGACAACCATCAGTCCCATCTTTTGTTCAGGTGACAACCTAGGGAGGAAGCAAGCACACAGGACAAGGAGACTCACCTTTTGTATTCCTAACACAGAGATCAGCTGAATAATTATACTCTCATATTTACAAAAAGTCTTGCAGTTTGTTGCCTTAATTGCACCAATAATTAGATTAAGTGACTATCTGTGTTTCTGAGTCAAAAATCTGTACTTCTAACTGCTGATTACTCCTTctacaggaaaaacaaaaaacccaaacaccaaaaaccagaaaaacccTGTGAAACAGCAAGAAGGTGGAAAGGCATTGGGAAAGCAGTAGGGAACACTGCAAAGCAAACATTGCAGcatcctgccagcagctggcaaTGGTGATGATGTTAataaaaaccagcagaaataCTGAAATGAGACATAAAAGATATATACCCAACAAACAAGAAATGAGAGGTCTAGCATCTTTGAGGCCTAATTATGTCACCGAGACTTGGAATCATAACAAAACCTGGAGGATGTTCTGTAGGAAGTAAGTTTTCTACCAGATTGTGATCAGCATTTCCTTTTTACCCTGGGAACTATTGTTCAGTGTTGGATTTCTGTGAGCACTCCACTGATTAGTGAATCTTTGCTTTTATAAATCCTTGTAACAGTGCAAACCTGTTCTTCTTCAGCCTCTTGCATAAGTGGAAGCCTATCTACCTGTGCTGGCAGAAGACAAGCAACTTGTTAGGCAGCTGTGTCAgccatgaaataaaatgacaacaCAGGCTTCTGCTGGTCCCTAGAATGAAGCCTGGATTCTTCAACAAGAAAAACTAATAAAATCATCTTtagcagcaagaaaaaaaaccaaaacaaaaccaaatcaaagcAAATCAAGTCTAAAGCAGATCTGATACAACAGAGGGGGGGTTCCTGCTGGCTCCACTCTGGATCCACTGCAGAAGATAGCTGAGGTCAGCAGCCAAGCTGAAGTACAAGCTGAATAGCTCAGCAGCCAAGCTGGACAGAAAAGCACACAACCCATTctgaaaaattgtttttttcttaagaaaggCCTTCTTAGCAAGAGCTTCTCTCTTTCTAAACACACACCATTGCAACATGATTAACCATTATGCAGAAAGCTACTCTAAAATAAACAGGATATTTGTAGACATCAATAGCCATCACCTGGACAAAGAAAACGTAACACAGTATGTCTCCATTTCAAAATATGTCATCAGCTGGACAGGTGGAGAGCTCAGAGATCTCACCAGTCCTCAGAGAGGAATTTTAGGACCTGATACTAAATTTCATGTTCAAACAAGGCTACTAAAGGTTCATACCTGAAGTCTAGTCTTCCAAGAACAAATCCTGAGGAAGACTCCAGCTTCAAATCCTTCTGTGGGCGCTTTCTCACACAGGTAAAGGATATTAACAGCATTTGTGACAGAGACCACAGCTGTTTTTCAGAGACACTGATTGGCTTGATGCCATCTCCATCAAGCATACTTTGCTTGGTTTCTGCAACCCAGGGTTCACTGTACAGCAGCAACTGTTTGGCTCCTTCACTACAAGACATTTTACATGAATGAATTGTCCGCAACAGAATACAAAAGCCTGCCTGCTAAGAAATCATAATCTTCCCTACCAGGATAAAAAGGTGACTTACAATAACAGAGACCACCACTCATGCCCCAGAACACAGACCACTGTTTCACAGCAATTCTGATAAGGTGTTAGTTGTGTTTGCATAACTAATAGACAACACTAAGTAGCTACCAAAGCACCACACCTGTGTTTATTTATCAATGTTTCCAGGAAAGGACACACTCCCAAGCTGGATGATCACAACTCCTCCAAGGTCACAAGTGAAGATTCCACCCACTTCTGTGTGATTTGGCTAGATTGTACAGGGCCGCCCTTGCTAAACTCCAGCAAGTTTAAAGAAAGCATGTAGCAGCATGCAACACACTACATTAAGCGAGCCAGAGGTCATGAAGAATGAATAAACAGGGCAGTTTAAGGCTAGGAAAAACTTGTGGGGCACAgaagcacagcactgcaaaTCTGCTACCTGCATTCTTGCAGCATGGAAGATTTGGTATCAGT
This sequence is a window from Melospiza georgiana isolate bMelGeo1 chromosome 5, bMelGeo1.pri, whole genome shotgun sequence. Protein-coding genes within it:
- the LOC131084114 gene encoding cytochrome P450 4V2; translation: MMDVVEGLSGRPQLLPWGAGIIALLVTIVTVCSLPSLMEYWRQWRMLKSIPGASPCYPVLGNALLFERKGEDFFKQIEFYTEKFRSWPLFKLWIGPVPVIFLYHPDSVEAILNNSKHIEKSYLYKFLHPWLGTGLLTSTGDKWRSRRKMITPTFHFAILSDFLEVMNEQGNILVKKLEKHVDKEPFNVFMDITLCALDIICETAMGRNVGAQKNKDSDYVSAIYRMGDLIQRRQMSPWLWPDFLYVLFKQGREHNRKLNILHNFTDMVIAEKAEELKNTQQKKHDNDGNSEESGSKKRKAFLDMLLNATDDEGKKLSYRDIREEVDTFMFEGHDTTAAAMNWVLYLLGRNPEVQKKVHRELDEVFDNTERPVTTEDLKNLRYLECVVKEALRLYPSVPMFARSLREDCCIRGYQIPRGANVLVLTYALHRDPEVFPDPEEFRPERFFPENSKGRHPYAYVPFSAGPRNCIGQRFAQMEEKTLLALILRRFWVESCQKPEELGLCGELILRPNKGIWIKLKSRRPNTGSE